One genomic region from Skermania piniformis encodes:
- a CDS encoding TetR/AcrR family transcriptional regulator → MDPNRAGAESVGSRPGGRSERIRQAVLAAALSQAMEHGVANLSIKDIAARAGVAETTIYRRWGHRTAVVADAVTELAGRGNPPPDTGTLRGDLVQLLEQTRDLVTQPGMERFLGTTIALFADPDIAAARRTFWNDRLDRIAPVIRRGIDRGELRRGSEPHDVIETLCAPLYFRLFVTDKAIDARFVARCVEHTFAVYADRTGAG, encoded by the coding sequence GTGGATCCCAACCGTGCCGGTGCCGAGTCGGTCGGTAGCCGTCCCGGCGGCAGATCGGAGCGAATCCGCCAGGCGGTGCTGGCGGCGGCTCTGTCCCAGGCGATGGAGCATGGCGTCGCCAACCTGAGCATCAAAGATATCGCCGCCCGAGCCGGGGTCGCCGAGACGACCATCTATCGGCGTTGGGGTCACCGAACCGCCGTGGTCGCCGATGCGGTGACCGAACTCGCCGGCCGCGGAAACCCGCCGCCGGATACCGGTACCCTGCGCGGCGACCTGGTGCAGTTGCTCGAGCAGACTCGAGATCTGGTCACCCAGCCGGGCATGGAGCGCTTTCTGGGAACGACGATCGCCTTGTTCGCCGACCCGGACATCGCGGCCGCCCGACGCACGTTCTGGAACGACCGGCTCGACCGGATCGCGCCGGTGATCCGGCGGGGGATCGACCGTGGCGAACTGCGGCGCGGCAGCGAGCCCCACGACGTGATCGAGACCTTGTGCGCGCCGCTGTATTTCCGGCTGTTCGTGACCGACAAGGCGATCGACGCGCGGTTCGTTGCACGGTGCGTCGAGCACACGTTCGCCGTCTATGCCGACCGGACCGGCGCCGGCTGA